One genomic segment of Chitinophaga parva includes these proteins:
- a CDS encoding MarR family winged helix-turn-helix transcriptional regulator → MDNTDNVTAIRRLSQQYAYTALQMHETVARRAGLPGTDHKYLGFFLQKGAMTAGELAALTGLTTGAVTGLVDRFEKKKLVKRRPAADDRRKVIIAPDTKAIMALLKPLYKTYRSKSEQLIASFSDKELAVLEAYFRQAVAIMENTTHHLNNE, encoded by the coding sequence ATGGACAACACCGATAACGTCACCGCCATCCGGCGCCTGAGCCAGCAGTATGCGTATACCGCCCTGCAAATGCATGAAACCGTGGCCCGCAGGGCAGGCCTGCCGGGTACAGACCATAAATACCTGGGCTTTTTCCTGCAGAAGGGCGCGATGACAGCCGGCGAACTGGCAGCCCTCACCGGCCTCACCACCGGGGCTGTAACGGGCCTGGTAGACCGCTTTGAAAAGAAAAAACTGGTAAAGAGACGCCCTGCAGCAGACGACCGCCGCAAGGTGATCATTGCGCCGGACACCAAGGCGATCATGGCGCTGCTAAAGCCCCTTTACAAAACCTATCGCAGTAAATCCGAGCAACTCATTGCGTCTTTCTCGGATAAGGAACTGGCTGTGCTGGAAGCCTATTTCCGCCAGGCCGTTGCCATCATGGAAAACACCACCCATCACCTTAACAACGAATAA
- a CDS encoding alpha-ketoglutarate-dependent dioxygenase AlkB family protein, translating to MDLFNQTPDKNQNLLPYDGTVNYYGRVLSHAPAHALFHTLLETIDWQPDKLRMFGKIIVTKRKVAWYGSNPYQYTYSNATKTALPWTAALLELKTLVEQATGETFNTCLLNLYHNGEEGSSWHSDDEPDLKQHGAIASISLGAERNFLFKHKQTKEKVAILLEHGSLLLMKNETQSRWLHSLPTTRKITTPRINLTFRTIVV from the coding sequence ATGGACCTATTCAATCAGACACCGGATAAAAATCAGAACCTTCTCCCCTATGACGGCACCGTAAACTACTACGGCCGGGTGCTCTCCCACGCACCGGCACACGCTTTATTCCACACACTACTGGAAACCATTGACTGGCAGCCGGATAAGCTGCGCATGTTTGGAAAAATCATCGTCACCAAAAGAAAAGTGGCCTGGTACGGCAGTAACCCTTACCAGTACACGTATTCCAACGCCACCAAAACAGCACTCCCCTGGACCGCCGCACTGCTGGAACTAAAAACGCTGGTGGAACAAGCCACCGGCGAGACCTTCAACACCTGCCTGCTAAACCTCTACCACAACGGGGAAGAAGGCTCCTCCTGGCATAGCGATGATGAGCCCGACTTAAAACAACATGGCGCCATTGCTTCCATAAGCTTGGGCGCCGAAAGAAACTTCCTGTTCAAACACAAGCAAACAAAAGAAAAAGTAGCCATCCTCCTGGAACATGGCAGCCTGCTGCTCATGAAAAACGAGACCCAAAGCCGCTGGCTGCACAGTCTTCCCACCACCAGGAAAATAACCACTCCCCGGATAAACCTCACCTTCAGGACCATTGTTGTGTAA
- a CDS encoding S41 family peptidase: MKRLIFSGMAALLCFYSMQAQAQEKKLVNLTKEDFIADFRLAATILQQQHPNPYKFIDSVSFQRKVDSLTVLMRNAPDVVSCLQYSPVYLLKDVHTSLTISNENVKELYGMINLFPYPVVIERGKIFMNMKGGAIPFGAEITSINNLAVKDILQDLSAPAYSDGYITSGMDRLYPNFQLMYSLLSPHQPSFPVTYIVPGTTDTKKVILPAASTTQAFHDGRMAVLPINLLQHTYAIYDNYDDPTKTGTLTVNTFNINESDAYKQFSEFFREVNRRKYKQVIIDIRSNGGGNPAISALLYSFMTEGPFRNIYNYRTRTIDIAFPEYAVADNGRRLSDDDLQTQKNFLYQRFDKDSNGLYVGNARLRDGLLENFPPDKDAFHGKIYVLAGGGTVSAATYFASLVQQHKRGVVIGHETGSGEVVTTAAWFMRYLLPATKSVLSVPMSELYFFNAAEDKGHGAMPDLEVPMNKFTAYLQAGKDPEMSFTMELINSNK; encoded by the coding sequence ATGAAGCGATTGATATTTTCCGGGATGGCTGCGCTGCTGTGCTTTTACAGCATGCAGGCGCAGGCCCAGGAAAAAAAACTGGTAAACCTGACCAAAGAGGATTTCATTGCAGACTTCCGCCTGGCGGCAACCATCCTGCAACAGCAACATCCCAATCCCTATAAGTTCATTGATTCTGTAAGTTTCCAGCGCAAGGTGGATTCCCTGACAGTGCTGATGCGCAATGCACCCGATGTGGTGTCCTGCCTGCAATACTCCCCGGTGTACCTGCTGAAAGACGTGCATACCAGCCTCACGATCAGCAATGAAAATGTGAAGGAACTGTACGGTATGATCAACCTGTTTCCTTATCCGGTAGTGATAGAGCGCGGGAAGATCTTTATGAATATGAAAGGCGGCGCCATTCCTTTTGGTGCGGAAATCACCAGCATCAACAACCTGGCGGTAAAAGACATCCTGCAGGATTTGTCGGCCCCTGCATACAGTGATGGCTACATCACCAGCGGCATGGACCGGCTGTACCCAAATTTCCAGCTGATGTATAGCCTCCTTTCTCCCCACCAGCCATCCTTCCCGGTAACCTATATTGTCCCCGGCACCACGGACACCAAAAAGGTAATCCTGCCTGCTGCCAGTACCACACAGGCTTTCCATGATGGCAGGATGGCAGTATTGCCCATTAACCTGCTGCAGCACACCTACGCCATCTATGATAACTATGACGACCCTACGAAAACGGGCACGCTTACGGTAAACACCTTTAACATCAATGAGTCTGACGCCTACAAGCAGTTCAGCGAATTTTTCCGGGAGGTGAACCGGCGGAAATACAAACAGGTGATCATTGATATACGCAGTAATGGTGGTGGCAACCCTGCTATTTCCGCACTGTTGTATTCTTTCATGACGGAGGGCCCTTTCCGCAATATCTACAACTACCGCACCCGCACCATTGACATTGCCTTCCCGGAATATGCAGTGGCGGATAACGGCAGGCGCCTGTCTGATGATGACCTGCAAACCCAGAAGAACTTCCTTTACCAGCGTTTTGATAAGGACAGCAACGGCTTGTACGTGGGAAATGCCCGCTTGCGCGATGGTTTGCTGGAAAATTTTCCACCGGATAAAGATGCCTTTCACGGGAAAATATACGTGCTTGCAGGCGGCGGCACCGTGTCTGCGGCCACCTACTTTGCATCGCTGGTGCAGCAACACAAGCGGGGCGTGGTCATTGGCCACGAAACCGGCAGCGGGGAGGTGGTTACCACCGCAGCATGGTTTATGAGATACCTGCTGCCTGCCACCAAGAGCGTGTTATCCGTACCAATGTCTGAGCTGTATTTCTTTAATGCCGCGGAAGACAAGGGCCATGGCGCCATGCCGGACCTGGAAGTGCCCATGAATAAGTTCACCGCCTATCTCCAGGCCGGCAAAGACCCGGAGATGAGCTTCACCATGGAGCTTATCAACAGCAATAAATAA
- a CDS encoding MutS-related protein — MSFNIDKQTAEELNLMGKYRAGSVYHLFNQVKTAGGQQVLDSIFRHPLEDAETINERAATFQAFQKANLAFPFDVSQLTLMREYLDTRAAGNAAIAMLDTLVKKGLSSLTRDERYRKQVQGLQATIVTLKNCYVLLQVMPPVTEQYALKVAAIRAILADREVDKLMNVDIYKSLPVSTLAAYDHLLKGRLHAAMEQVLDFIYELDMYIAVSEVARTRNFHYATALPKGKNTFSVKGLRHPCLQSAVGNDLRMEEGSNVLFLTGANMAGKSTLMKSVGICMYLAHMGFPVAAEAMVFSVREGICSSINVADNIQLGYSHFYAEVVRVKEAATAAASGKRLLLMFDELFKGTNVKDAYDGTLAVTAAFAEYQDCLFIVSTHIIEVGEALRSNRNIQFAYLPTVMEGSRPRYTYRLQEGITEDRQGMMIIRNEGILELIGS, encoded by the coding sequence ATGAGTTTTAATATAGACAAACAAACCGCGGAGGAACTGAACCTCATGGGTAAGTACCGCGCAGGCTCTGTATACCACCTGTTCAACCAGGTGAAAACAGCCGGCGGGCAGCAGGTGCTGGACAGCATTTTCCGCCATCCACTGGAAGATGCGGAAACCATCAATGAAAGAGCCGCCACGTTCCAGGCCTTTCAAAAAGCAAACCTTGCCTTCCCCTTTGATGTATCGCAATTAACGCTGATGCGGGAATACCTGGACACCCGCGCCGCCGGCAATGCAGCCATTGCCATGCTGGATACGCTGGTTAAAAAAGGGCTTTCCTCCCTGACCCGCGATGAAAGATACCGTAAGCAGGTGCAGGGACTGCAGGCTACCATTGTAACACTGAAAAACTGCTACGTGCTCCTGCAGGTAATGCCGCCTGTTACGGAACAGTATGCGCTGAAAGTGGCCGCCATCCGGGCTATCCTGGCAGACAGGGAGGTAGACAAACTAATGAATGTAGACATCTACAAATCATTACCGGTAAGTACGCTGGCTGCCTATGACCACCTGTTGAAAGGGCGCCTGCATGCAGCCATGGAACAGGTGCTGGACTTTATTTACGAGCTGGATATGTACATCGCCGTGAGTGAGGTGGCAAGGACCAGGAACTTCCATTATGCCACGGCGCTGCCCAAAGGGAAGAACACCTTCTCCGTGAAAGGACTGCGCCACCCCTGCCTGCAAAGCGCTGTGGGCAATGATCTGCGCATGGAGGAAGGCAGTAACGTATTATTCCTGACCGGGGCTAATATGGCAGGTAAATCCACGCTGATGAAGTCCGTAGGCATCTGCATGTACCTGGCCCATATGGGTTTTCCCGTGGCAGCGGAAGCGATGGTGTTTTCCGTGCGGGAAGGCATTTGTTCCTCCATCAACGTGGCAGATAATATACAACTGGGCTACAGCCATTTCTATGCAGAGGTGGTGCGCGTAAAAGAAGCCGCCACCGCTGCCGCCAGCGGCAAACGCCTGCTGCTCATGTTTGACGAACTATTCAAGGGCACGAACGTGAAGGATGCCTACGATGGCACACTGGCTGTAACGGCGGCTTTTGCGGAATACCAGGACTGCCTGTTCATTGTATCCACCCATATCATTGAAGTAGGCGAAGCCCTGCGCAGCAACCGCAATATCCAGTTTGCCTACCTGCCCACCGTCATGGAAGGATCGCGCCCACGCTACACCTACCGCCTGCAGGAAGGCATTACGGAAGACCGGCAGGGTATGATGATCATCCGCAATGAAGGCATCCTGGAACTCATCGGGTCCTGA
- a CDS encoding MutS-related protein yields the protein MILHTDDQTIEDLRIFGKRDSKGIYDLYNQTRTRGGEGILAEMFRHPLCNRDEINRRSSLIAHFAQHSVQFPFSASLFDMAEKYLANANAQTKNATRNAALSEKDINNGVAAVIGLIQQVYSFISTDAVQRIAAYDRERQEIAAIVTHPSFDPVHQEKSNAKLSYAAVTAYDLLFRTRERGNIEKLLQHVYYLDVYISVAGVATARQFVFPKAVEKGGDLLLLEGVYHPGLQSAVGNDVRLNAQEHVIFLTGANMAGKSTFLRALSTAVYLAHMGFPVAARRMEFVVLDGIYTTINLPDNLGMGASHFYAEVLRVKKIAAALHAGKSLLVIFDELFRGTNVKDAHEATVAITRAFARKLDSLFVISSHIVEAGDDLEREDGIGFRYLPTRMKGHTPEYTYTLERGITDDRHGMIIIRNEGILDILQHGRKRAVEQ from the coding sequence ATGATCTTGCACACAGATGACCAGACAATAGAAGACCTGCGGATCTTTGGGAAGCGCGACAGCAAAGGCATCTACGATCTTTATAACCAAACCCGCACCAGGGGCGGCGAAGGCATACTGGCAGAGATGTTCCGCCATCCTTTGTGCAACCGGGACGAAATAAACAGGCGGAGCAGCCTCATAGCACATTTTGCACAACACAGCGTGCAGTTCCCCTTCAGCGCTTCCCTGTTTGACATGGCAGAGAAATACCTCGCTAACGCAAACGCGCAAACGAAAAATGCCACCCGCAATGCAGCCCTCAGTGAAAAAGACATCAACAATGGCGTGGCAGCGGTAATAGGGCTGATACAGCAGGTATACTCGTTCATTAGTACAGATGCGGTGCAGCGCATTGCGGCCTATGACCGGGAGCGGCAGGAGATAGCCGCTATCGTAACGCACCCTTCTTTTGACCCGGTGCACCAGGAAAAAAGCAATGCCAAGCTATCCTACGCCGCTGTAACCGCTTATGACCTGCTGTTCCGCACCCGCGAACGTGGCAACATTGAAAAGCTGCTGCAACATGTCTATTACCTTGATGTATACATTTCCGTAGCAGGTGTGGCCACGGCCAGGCAGTTTGTATTTCCCAAAGCTGTAGAGAAAGGCGGAGACCTGTTACTGCTGGAAGGCGTATACCATCCCGGCCTGCAATCCGCCGTGGGTAACGATGTACGCCTCAACGCGCAGGAGCACGTGATCTTCCTTACGGGCGCCAACATGGCCGGCAAGTCTACTTTCCTGCGCGCGCTCAGCACGGCCGTATACCTGGCACATATGGGATTCCCGGTGGCTGCAAGGCGGATGGAATTTGTAGTGCTGGACGGTATTTATACCACCATCAACCTGCCGGACAACCTGGGCATGGGCGCCAGCCATTTCTATGCAGAAGTACTGCGTGTCAAAAAAATAGCGGCGGCGCTCCATGCCGGGAAATCCCTGCTGGTGATCTTCGATGAACTGTTCCGCGGCACTAATGTAAAAGACGCGCACGAAGCCACCGTGGCCATTACCAGGGCATTTGCCAGGAAGCTGGATAGCCTCTTCGTGATCTCTTCCCATATCGTGGAAGCGGGTGATGACCTGGAAAGGGAGGACGGCATCGGGTTCCGCTACCTGCCCACCCGCATGAAGGGGCATACGCCGGAATACACCTACACCCTGGAACGTGGCATTACTGACGACCGCCATGGTATGATCATCATCCGCAATGAAGGCATCCTCGACATCCTGCAGCATGGCCGCAAACGTGCCGTGGAGCAATAA
- a CDS encoding Gldg family protein: MKMIFKIAGTELRNLFFSPVAWFLTIAFMVQCGVYYTSALYPVAKWQEVLRENTPGFKTLGIPMTASIFLPQDGIFTNVLQNLYLFVPLLTMGLISREINSGTIKLLYSSPVKVREIVLGKYLAIMLYNLLLVGIVGVFIVTGLINIQHADYGLLLSAVLGFYLLVCAYTAIGLFMSSLSSYQIVSAIGSFIVIFILSRIGGLWQKYDLIRDLTYFLSLSGRTTKMLKGLITTKDVIYFILIVYLFVSFTLIKLKGGRESKPWYLKATRYVVVSVSVLFLGYFSSLPGWIGYWDTTATNSNTLNENTQAVIKEMKGAPLEITLYCNLFGSGVARGLPENRNDYLWNLWEPYLRFKPDIDFKYVYYYDVPDHDSTLYITWGGKSQQEIAKKMCEGYDIRPTLFKPGPEVRKLIDLAPENYRLVMQLKYKGKTTFLRTFEDAIFWPEEQQVAAAFNRLLQPAMPKEVFLTGNLERDIYKKGEREYNMHSLSKDNRYSLINIGFDADTLAVETQDIPAGTTTLVLADPKTALSPATMEKLQRYIDNGGNMFILGEPGKQQILNPLLAQLGVRMMDGTLIELSKDEMPQMVKPFITREATDLSKEPILDLLKEQFREGSDSLPLLMPGVTGLEWRNDGPYTVKPLLQTATNKVWLKAGVLVTDSVPPVFTPAEGDTKMPRYTTAIGLSRNIQGKEQRIVVTADADYLSNLRQGGGFMSRTFYSWMDYGKFPIYIPKPKARDLVLNIGSTGAGILRIVYVWVLPGCVLLLGTVLLIRRKRK; the protein is encoded by the coding sequence ATGAAGATGATATTCAAGATCGCGGGAACGGAACTGCGCAACCTGTTCTTTTCCCCGGTAGCCTGGTTTTTAACAATTGCTTTTATGGTGCAATGCGGGGTGTATTACACCTCTGCACTGTACCCCGTAGCCAAATGGCAGGAGGTGCTGCGGGAGAACACACCGGGGTTTAAAACCCTGGGTATACCCATGACCGCCTCCATTTTCCTGCCACAGGACGGCATTTTCACAAATGTGCTGCAGAACCTTTACCTGTTTGTGCCCCTGCTCACCATGGGGCTCATCAGCCGCGAGATCAACAGTGGCACCATCAAACTGCTGTATTCATCACCCGTAAAGGTGCGGGAGATCGTACTGGGCAAATACCTGGCCATCATGCTCTACAACCTGCTGCTGGTGGGTATTGTGGGTGTATTCATCGTAACGGGGCTGATCAATATACAACATGCGGATTATGGATTATTACTTTCCGCGGTGCTGGGATTTTATCTGCTGGTATGTGCTTATACCGCCATTGGCCTGTTCATGTCCAGCCTTTCCAGCTACCAGATCGTGTCCGCCATTGGCAGCTTTATTGTCATTTTTATACTGAGCCGCATTGGTGGCCTGTGGCAGAAATATGATCTTATCCGGGACCTTACTTACTTCCTCTCGCTCTCCGGCCGCACCACTAAAATGCTGAAAGGGCTGATCACCACCAAAGACGTGATCTACTTTATCCTCATCGTATACCTGTTTGTAAGCTTTACCCTCATAAAACTGAAAGGTGGCCGGGAGTCAAAGCCCTGGTACCTGAAAGCCACGCGGTACGTGGTAGTGTCCGTATCAGTACTGTTTTTGGGGTATTTCAGCTCCCTGCCCGGATGGATAGGCTATTGGGATACCACTGCTACCAACAGCAACACCCTCAATGAAAACACGCAGGCGGTGATCAAAGAAATGAAGGGCGCACCGCTGGAGATCACGCTGTATTGCAATCTCTTTGGCAGCGGCGTAGCGCGTGGGCTGCCGGAAAACCGCAATGATTACCTGTGGAACCTGTGGGAACCTTACCTGCGCTTTAAACCGGACATCGACTTCAAATACGTTTACTACTACGACGTGCCCGATCATGACAGCACCTTGTACATCACCTGGGGTGGTAAGAGCCAGCAGGAGATTGCAAAAAAAATGTGCGAAGGCTATGACATCCGCCCTACCCTGTTCAAGCCGGGACCGGAAGTGCGTAAGCTGATAGACCTGGCACCGGAGAACTACCGCCTGGTGATGCAGCTGAAATACAAGGGCAAGACCACTTTCCTGCGCACCTTTGAAGACGCCATTTTCTGGCCGGAAGAGCAGCAGGTGGCAGCAGCCTTTAACCGCTTGCTGCAGCCGGCCATGCCCAAAGAAGTATTCCTGACCGGTAACCTAGAAAGGGATATTTATAAAAAAGGCGAAAGGGAATACAACATGCATTCCCTCTCCAAAGACAACCGCTATTCCCTGATCAACATTGGGTTTGACGCTGACACGCTGGCCGTGGAAACACAGGACATCCCCGCCGGCACCACCACCCTGGTACTGGCCGATCCTAAAACAGCGCTGAGCCCTGCCACTATGGAAAAACTGCAACGCTACATCGATAACGGCGGCAACATGTTCATTCTCGGTGAGCCTGGCAAACAGCAGATACTAAACCCATTGCTGGCGCAACTGGGCGTACGCATGATGGATGGCACCCTCATAGAGCTGTCCAAAGATGAGATGCCGCAGATGGTGAAACCCTTCATTACCCGCGAGGCCACTGACCTCTCCAAGGAACCGATACTGGACCTGCTAAAGGAACAATTCCGGGAAGGAAGCGACAGCCTGCCCCTGCTCATGCCGGGCGTTACCGGGCTGGAATGGCGCAATGACGGCCCTTACACTGTAAAACCATTGTTGCAGACCGCTACCAACAAGGTGTGGCTGAAGGCCGGCGTACTGGTAACAGACTCCGTGCCACCGGTATTTACGCCGGCTGAAGGTGATACCAAAATGCCGCGCTACACCACCGCCATTGGGCTGAGCCGCAACATACAGGGAAAAGAACAGCGCATCGTCGTTACCGCCGATGCAGACTATCTCAGTAACCTGCGCCAGGGTGGAGGATTTATGAGCCGCACATTCTACTCCTGGATGGACTATGGAAAATTCCCCATCTACATTCCTAAGCCTAAAGCACGGGACCTGGTACTGAACATCGGTTCTACCGGCGCAGGTATCCTCAGGATCGTGTACGTGTGGGTACTCCCGGGCTGTGTATTGCTGCTGGGCACCGTACTGCTCATCCGGAGAAAAAGAAAATAA
- a CDS encoding ABC transporter ATP-binding protein, translating into MNAILKLEGLSHRYSSAWAIRDINLEITETGVVGLLGSNGAGKSTTMNILCGVLNQTEGQVYINGIDMRTAPETAKKEIGFLPQYPPVYQDLTVDEYLTFCAQLRRMEKGTIKKAVEEAKERCGIGHFSGRLIGNLSGGYRQRVGIAQAIIHKPRLVVMDEPTNGLDPNQLIEARKLIREIGQDHTVLLSSHILSEVHLLCREVIMIEGGRVIFSDTMDAFNNYVQPHSVLVSMENPPSVAALMQIPGATRAEFLSDRQVRIYFDGDPDITERIVTASVQQGWRLREINLDKGLLDDIFKQLSTQSLQ; encoded by the coding sequence ATGAATGCAATACTGAAACTTGAGGGGCTATCACACCGGTATAGCAGTGCATGGGCTATACGGGACATTAACCTGGAAATTACGGAAACCGGCGTAGTAGGATTGCTCGGCTCTAACGGGGCAGGCAAGTCCACCACCATGAACATCCTCTGTGGGGTGCTGAACCAGACGGAAGGCCAGGTGTATATCAATGGCATTGATATGAGAACCGCACCGGAAACAGCTAAAAAAGAGATCGGCTTCCTGCCGCAATACCCACCGGTATACCAGGATCTTACCGTGGATGAATACCTGACCTTTTGCGCACAGCTGCGCAGGATGGAAAAAGGTACCATTAAAAAGGCCGTGGAAGAAGCCAAGGAACGTTGTGGCATCGGGCATTTCAGCGGGCGCCTCATCGGCAACCTTTCCGGTGGTTACCGCCAGCGTGTGGGCATTGCACAGGCCATCATCCACAAGCCAAGACTGGTGGTGATGGATGAGCCCACCAACGGCCTGGATCCCAACCAGCTGATCGAGGCCCGTAAACTGATACGGGAAATAGGCCAGGACCACACCGTGTTGCTGTCGTCACATATCCTGAGTGAAGTGCATCTCTTATGCAGGGAAGTGATCATGATAGAAGGCGGCAGGGTTATTTTTTCAGATACCATGGACGCCTTTAACAACTACGTGCAGCCGCACAGCGTGCTGGTTTCCATGGAAAACCCGCCTTCTGTAGCTGCGCTGATGCAGATCCCCGGCGCCACCAGGGCGGAGTTCCTGAGCGACCGCCAGGTGCGCATTTACTTTGACGGGGACCCTGACATTACGGAAAGGATCGTGACCGCCAGTGTGCAACAAGGCTGGAGGCTGCGGGAGATCAACCTTGACAAAGGCCTGCTGGACGACATTTTCAAGCAACTATCTACTCAATCCCTCCAATAA
- a CDS encoding DUF4397 domain-containing protein codes for MKQLYRVYACLLVTVLAACGKETTPPTDAAALNIMNAIVGSQYVATNFRGAVPYDYYRTLFLQYGDSNLVARHYSCFSGEQPLWIYNYPDTTAKDVPLLKLDLQLSAGSIHSLYLTGTVAHPDTVFTEEHLPYHPLGDSTTSIRFINLSPGSNPVKVVLKGKTTPEAASVPYRSFTGFITYPVHTSDDDYVFEFRDAASDALILTYTATGIHNPAPSPLPHPWLYQNRALALTGIPGGTGLQQQKVLVVKY; via the coding sequence ATGAAGCAATTATATCGCGTATATGCATGCCTGTTAGTAACCGTACTGGCGGCATGCGGCAAAGAGACCACACCGCCCACGGACGCTGCTGCGCTCAATATCATGAATGCTATTGTGGGCAGCCAGTACGTGGCCACCAATTTCAGGGGCGCCGTGCCGTACGACTATTACCGCACGCTCTTCCTGCAATACGGGGATTCCAACCTGGTGGCCCGCCACTACAGTTGTTTCAGCGGTGAGCAACCGCTCTGGATCTACAACTACCCGGATACCACGGCGAAGGATGTACCATTGCTGAAGCTGGACCTGCAGCTATCAGCGGGCTCCATCCACTCGCTGTACCTCACCGGTACTGTGGCACACCCGGATACGGTGTTCACCGAAGAGCACCTGCCCTACCATCCCTTGGGCGATAGTACTACGAGCATCCGGTTCATTAACCTTTCACCGGGCAGCAACCCGGTGAAGGTGGTGCTGAAAGGGAAAACCACACCGGAAGCTGCCAGCGTGCCTTACAGGTCATTCACAGGCTTTATTACCTATCCTGTACATACCTCCGATGATGATTATGTGTTTGAGTTCCGGGACGCAGCCTCGGATGCGCTGATCCTGACGTATACGGCAACCGGCATTCACAACCCCGCACCGTCCCCGTTACCGCATCCCTGGCTGTACCAGAACCGGGCGCTGGCGCTGACAGGCATACCAGGTGGCACCGGCCTGCAGCAACAAAAGGTGCTGGTTGTAAAATATTAA
- a CDS encoding RagB/SusD family nutrient uptake outer membrane protein has protein sequence MQRSFKNMMLTCSCLLLTLVCACKKLVTVPPPINTISTVQVFSTEQQANAAMAGVYSRMINGTDMTGIGSIALNSFSAGLSTLLGGLSSDELYNYQGTADQSWYSVNTNKLTINNSSRPWSAWQSAYDAIYGANSVIEGIAASKSSMLKDSVRKALTGEAKFVRAFSYFYLVNFFGDVPLALSVDFNQTAKLPRAPQAQVYQQMVQDLKDAAATMPATYPTGNGERTRPNKYAALALLARVYLYLGDYNNAATTATMVIDDATDYTLESDPDKVFLTNSREAIWQLQQALQDFTIKNATPEGYIMRPNVLKIGIATFCLTPSLLAAFEPGDQRFKKWTDSTDNSLGTANKPGVTYYPLKYKISLANGESGAAPTEYYMVLRLAEMYLVRAEAAANGGPGGTATALADLDLIRNRAGLPPLSTALTKDQLLTAVAKERRTELFAEWGHRWMDLKRTNRMNAVLSATPLKQPWLGDYQALYPIPTSEISVNHFLTQNTGY, from the coding sequence ATGCAGCGATCTTTTAAAAATATGATGCTTACCTGCAGCTGCCTGCTGCTTACCCTAGTATGCGCCTGTAAAAAACTGGTGACCGTACCGCCACCCATCAATACCATTTCCACCGTGCAGGTATTCAGCACGGAGCAACAGGCCAATGCCGCCATGGCAGGCGTTTACAGCCGGATGATAAATGGTACGGACATGACAGGCATTGGCAGTATTGCGCTGAACAGTTTTTCCGCCGGCCTGTCCACCCTCCTGGGTGGCCTGTCGTCAGACGAACTGTATAACTACCAGGGCACGGCAGACCAATCCTGGTATAGTGTAAATACCAACAAGCTCACTATCAACAACAGCAGCCGGCCATGGTCTGCATGGCAATCTGCCTACGATGCTATTTACGGTGCCAACTCCGTGATCGAAGGCATTGCAGCTTCCAAATCGTCTATGCTGAAAGACAGTGTGCGCAAAGCTTTGACGGGGGAAGCCAAGTTTGTGCGGGCATTCAGTTATTTCTACCTGGTCAATTTCTTTGGCGACGTACCATTGGCCTTGTCGGTGGATTTTAACCAGACCGCCAAACTGCCCCGCGCCCCGCAGGCGCAGGTTTACCAGCAGATGGTGCAGGACCTGAAAGACGCCGCAGCCACTATGCCGGCCACTTATCCCACGGGCAACGGGGAGCGTACCCGCCCTAACAAATACGCCGCACTGGCCTTGCTGGCCAGGGTATACCTCTACCTGGGTGATTATAACAATGCTGCCACTACCGCCACCATGGTGATCGATGATGCCACGGATTATACCCTGGAAAGTGACCCGGACAAGGTGTTCCTGACCAACAGCCGGGAAGCCATCTGGCAACTGCAACAGGCCTTGCAGGATTTCACCATCAAAAACGCCACCCCGGAAGGCTACATCATGCGGCCCAATGTGCTGAAGATCGGCATTGCTACATTTTGCCTCACCCCTTCCTTGCTGGCGGCATTTGAACCGGGCGATCAACGCTTTAAAAAGTGGACAGACAGCACAGACAATTCATTGGGCACTGCCAATAAGCCGGGGGTTACCTACTACCCGCTGAAATATAAGATCAGCCTTGCCAATGGCGAATCTGGCGCCGCTCCCACAGAATACTACATGGTGCTCCGCCTGGCAGAAATGTACCTGGTCCGCGCGGAAGCCGCCGCCAATGGCGGTCCCGGTGGCACTGCCACCGCGCTGGCAGACCTGGACCTGATCCGCAACCGGGCTGGCCTTCCCCCTTTATCCACCGCCCTCACCAAAGACCAGTTGCTGACCGCAGTGGCCAAGGAAAGAAGGACGGAGCTATTTGCAGAGTGGGGCCACCGCTGGATGGACCTGAAACGCACCAACCGGATGAACGCCGTATTATCCGCCACACCACTGAAACAACCGTGGCTGGGTGATTACCAGGCATTGTACCCGATCCCCACTTCGGAGATCAGCGTAAACCATTTCCTCACGCAAAACACCGGCTACTAA